A DNA window from Buttiauxella agrestis contains the following coding sequences:
- the hutU gene encoding urocanate hydratase → MTESVKQAVARTVRAPHGTTLHCENWLIEAAYRMIQNNLDPDVAERPEDLVVYGGIGKAARNWECFEQILASLRTLKADETLLVQSGKPVGVFRTHTDAPRVLIANSNLVPHWANWDHFHELDKAGLMMYGQMTAGSWIYIGAQGIVQGTFETFAEAGRQHYGGDLRGKWILTAGLGGMGGAQPLAGVLAGASVLAIECQESRIDFRLRTRYLDYKATNLDEALSIIEQANAEKKAISVGLLGNAAEILPELVKRAKAGGIKPDIVTDQTSAHDPVNGYLPLGWTVDRWQSERSTQPKAVEKAARESMAVHVRAMLDFWEMGVPTVDYGNNIRQVAFDEGVENAFDFPGFVPAYIRPLFCEGKGPFRWVALSGDAEDIAKTDAKLKELFPDNQNLHRWLDMAQERIAFQGLPARICWLGLGERHLAGLAFNEMVRNGELKAPVVIGRDHLDCGSVASPNRETESMKDGSDAVSDWPLLNALLNTAGGATWVSLHHGGGVGMGFSQHAGVVIVADGTPEAEVRLGRVLWNDPATGVMRHADAGYESAIECAREHDLKLPMVK, encoded by the coding sequence ATGACTGAATCTGTAAAACAGGCGGTAGCCCGCACGGTACGCGCTCCACATGGCACCACGCTGCACTGCGAAAACTGGTTGATCGAAGCGGCTTACCGCATGATCCAGAATAACCTCGATCCGGATGTCGCTGAGCGCCCGGAGGATCTGGTGGTGTACGGCGGGATCGGCAAAGCGGCTCGCAACTGGGAATGCTTCGAGCAGATCCTTGCCTCGCTGCGCACGCTTAAAGCTGATGAAACGTTGCTGGTGCAATCCGGCAAACCGGTGGGTGTTTTCCGCACTCACACGGATGCGCCGCGAGTGTTAATTGCCAACTCAAACCTCGTGCCGCATTGGGCTAACTGGGATCATTTCCATGAGCTGGATAAAGCCGGGCTGATGATGTACGGCCAGATGACCGCCGGTTCGTGGATTTATATCGGTGCGCAGGGCATTGTGCAGGGGACGTTTGAAACCTTTGCCGAAGCAGGCCGCCAGCATTATGGCGGTGATTTACGCGGCAAATGGATTCTGACTGCGGGGCTGGGCGGAATGGGCGGTGCGCAGCCGCTGGCGGGTGTTCTGGCGGGCGCTTCGGTATTAGCTATCGAGTGCCAGGAGTCTCGCATTGATTTCCGCCTGCGTACCCGTTATCTGGATTATAAAGCGACGAATCTGGATGAAGCCCTGTCGATTATTGAGCAGGCCAATGCGGAGAAAAAAGCTATTTCTGTGGGCCTGCTGGGTAACGCGGCAGAAATTTTGCCTGAACTGGTCAAACGCGCCAAAGCGGGTGGGATCAAGCCTGATATCGTGACCGACCAAACGTCGGCGCACGATCCGGTCAACGGGTATTTGCCGTTAGGCTGGACAGTGGATCGCTGGCAGAGCGAAAGATCCACGCAACCTAAAGCAGTAGAAAAAGCGGCGCGTGAGTCAATGGCCGTACACGTTCGTGCGATGCTCGATTTCTGGGAAATGGGCGTGCCGACGGTGGATTATGGCAATAACATTCGCCAGGTGGCTTTCGATGAAGGCGTGGAAAATGCCTTTGATTTCCCGGGCTTCGTTCCGGCCTATATTCGCCCGCTGTTCTGCGAAGGCAAAGGGCCATTCCGCTGGGTGGCGCTGTCGGGCGATGCGGAAGATATTGCGAAAACAGACGCCAAACTGAAAGAGCTATTCCCGGATAACCAGAACTTGCATCGTTGGCTGGATATGGCGCAGGAACGCATTGCTTTCCAGGGATTACCGGCGCGTATTTGCTGGCTGGGTCTGGGAGAGCGTCATCTCGCAGGGCTGGCGTTTAACGAAATGGTACGCAATGGCGAGTTGAAAGCGCCAGTGGTTATCGGGCGTGACCATCTGGACTGCGGTTCAGTGGCTTCGCCCAATCGTGAAACGGAATCCATGAAAGATGGTTCTGATGCGGTTTCGGACTGGCCATTGCTCAACGCGTTGTTAAATACTGCGGGCGGTGCAACCTGGGTGAGTTTGCATCACGGCGGCGGCGTGGGGATGGGCTTCTCGCAACATGCCGGAGTGGTGATTGTGGCCGATGGTACCCCGGAAGCGGAGGTGCGTTTGGGGCGTGTGCTGTGGAATGACCCGGCAACCGGCGTGATGCGCCACGCCGATGCGGGTTATGAGAGCGCCATTGAATGCGCGCGGGAGCATGATTTAAAACTCCCGATGGTGAAATAA
- the hutC gene encoding histidine utilization repressor gives MSETLAQLRAAISDLPAPIYLRVKQGIITQIRSGNWVAHQRVPSETELVNALNVSRMTINRALRELTGEGWLVRMQGVGTFVAEQKGHTAMLEVGSIAEEITARGHHYRNQVVALEQVNADEKLAHAFSINIGEPLFYSQLVHYDNDMAVQLETRYVNPALAADYLHQDFRLFTPHHYLSKVAPLTSGEHVVEAVLADETQQGLLEVTASQPCLLIQRRTWHHSQVVTVARLLYPGSRYQLVGSFTGK, from the coding sequence ATGTCTGAGACTCTCGCCCAATTACGCGCCGCCATCAGTGATTTACCCGCGCCCATTTATTTGCGGGTGAAGCAGGGAATTATCACTCAGATACGCAGCGGTAACTGGGTTGCCCACCAGCGAGTGCCTTCGGAAACTGAATTGGTTAATGCGCTTAATGTCAGCAGAATGACGATTAACCGCGCGTTGCGGGAACTGACGGGGGAAGGCTGGCTGGTGCGAATGCAGGGGGTCGGAACATTTGTCGCCGAGCAAAAAGGCCATACCGCTATGCTGGAAGTGGGCAGCATAGCCGAAGAAATTACCGCCCGTGGCCATCATTATCGCAACCAGGTGGTTGCCCTTGAGCAAGTCAACGCGGATGAAAAGCTGGCGCATGCTTTTTCAATTAACATCGGCGAACCGCTGTTTTACTCGCAGCTGGTTCATTACGATAACGATATGGCGGTGCAACTGGAAACACGCTACGTCAATCCGGCGCTCGCCGCTGATTATCTACACCAGGATTTTCGCCTGTTCACGCCGCACCACTACCTGAGCAAAGTTGCGCCGTTAACCTCAGGTGAACATGTTGTGGAAGCGGTGCTCGCCGACGAAACGCAACAAGGCTTACTTGAAGTGACCGCTAGCCAGCCTTGTCTGTTGATTCAACGCCGCACCTGGCATCATTCTCAGGTGGTGACGGTGGCCCGGCTGTTGTATCCAGGCTCACGTTATCAGTTGGTAGGCAGTTTTACAGGTAAGTGA
- the hutI gene encoding imidazolonepropionase yields MTYPRACDSLWSGATLVTMKDGLYHLIEDGVIAVHQGKIVWLGARAQLPDITAAEHHHFDGGIVTPGFIDCHTHLVFGGDRSAEFEMRLNGMSYAEIAAQGGGIISTVRHTREADENDLLNAARQRLQHLLKEGVTTVEIKSGYGLDIDNEIKMLRVIRQLGETLPVEVYATCLAAHAIPPEFSGDGDKWVDVVCEQLLPRVAQEKLADAVDAFCEHLAFSPAQTEKVFAAARGLGLPVKLHAEQLSALAGSSLAARYQALSADHLEYATDADAQAMAAANTVAVLLPGAFYLLREKQQPPVAAFREHGVPMAVASDANPGTSPVLSLRLMLNMACTLFGLTPEEALAGVTLHAAQALGIRESHGSLECGKVANFVHWPVARPAELVYWLGGQLPCTVIYQGEKRDSTF; encoded by the coding sequence ATGACTTATCCTCGCGCCTGCGACAGCCTGTGGAGTGGCGCAACCCTGGTCACGATGAAAGACGGTCTTTACCACTTAATTGAAGATGGCGTTATCGCGGTGCATCAGGGGAAAATCGTCTGGCTCGGCGCGCGGGCGCAACTTCCTGATATCACGGCCGCTGAACATCACCATTTTGACGGCGGAATCGTGACGCCAGGCTTTATCGATTGTCATACGCATTTAGTTTTTGGCGGCGATCGCAGCGCGGAATTTGAAATGCGCTTAAACGGCATGAGCTACGCGGAAATCGCCGCACAGGGCGGCGGGATTATTTCCACCGTTCGCCACACGCGCGAAGCTGACGAAAATGACCTGCTGAACGCCGCACGTCAGCGCCTGCAACACTTGTTAAAAGAAGGCGTGACCACCGTCGAAATAAAATCGGGCTATGGCCTGGATATCGACAACGAAATCAAAATGCTGCGTGTGATTCGTCAACTCGGAGAAACGCTCCCGGTTGAAGTGTATGCCACCTGCCTGGCCGCGCACGCCATACCGCCAGAATTTAGCGGCGATGGCGATAAGTGGGTCGACGTGGTTTGCGAGCAGTTACTCCCTCGTGTGGCGCAAGAAAAACTGGCCGATGCGGTTGATGCATTTTGCGAACATCTGGCTTTCAGTCCGGCACAAACCGAAAAAGTCTTTGCTGCTGCTCGCGGTTTGGGATTGCCGGTCAAACTTCATGCCGAACAACTCTCCGCACTGGCGGGTAGCAGCCTGGCGGCTCGTTACCAGGCGTTATCTGCCGATCATCTTGAATACGCCACCGATGCCGATGCACAAGCGATGGCCGCAGCGAATACCGTGGCCGTTCTGCTGCCGGGCGCGTTTTATCTATTGCGCGAAAAACAGCAGCCTCCGGTCGCTGCATTCCGCGAACATGGCGTGCCGATGGCCGTCGCCAGTGACGCAAACCCAGGCACGTCCCCGGTACTTTCGCTGCGATTAATGCTCAATATGGCGTGTACGTTGTTTGGCCTGACGCCAGAAGAAGCGCTGGCGGGCGTGACGCTTCACGCGGCGCAGGCGCTGGGAATTAGAGAAAGCCACGGCAGTCTAGAATGCGGGAAAGTTGCCAACTTTGTGCACTGGCCTGTGGCACGTCCGGCTGAACTGGTCTATTGGTTAGGGGGGCAATTGCCCTGCACCGTGATTTATCAGGGAGAGAAACGTGACAGCACCTTTTAA
- the ves gene encoding environmental stress-induced protein Ves yields MEFFDIRKVPVSLWRNGAGETREICCFPPATRDFNWRASIASIASSGEFSAFPQVDRVITLLEGGEVVLDAGKAFRHTLKHFQPFAFAGDYTVKAELKQGMSMDFNIMTHRDRCRAKVRVADRSFTTFAPRGGIVYVLSGEWQLGDKLLKAEQGAWWQDGRHTLRLLKSEGKLLFSEITYL; encoded by the coding sequence ATGGAATTTTTTGATATACGGAAAGTGCCCGTCAGTTTGTGGCGTAACGGGGCTGGAGAAACCCGCGAAATTTGCTGCTTTCCGCCCGCAACGCGTGATTTTAACTGGCGCGCCAGTATCGCTTCGATCGCCAGTAGCGGTGAGTTTTCGGCGTTCCCACAGGTAGACCGCGTCATCACTTTGCTCGAAGGGGGCGAAGTGGTGCTGGATGCAGGAAAGGCGTTTCGCCATACCCTGAAGCACTTCCAGCCGTTTGCTTTTGCTGGTGATTACACGGTTAAAGCCGAGCTGAAACAGGGGATGTCGATGGATTTTAATATCATGACGCACCGTGACCGTTGCCGCGCCAAAGTGCGTGTGGCGGACCGCTCGTTTACCACCTTCGCACCACGCGGCGGGATTGTGTACGTATTAAGCGGCGAGTGGCAACTGGGTGACAAACTGCTCAAGGCGGAGCAGGGCGCGTGGTGGCAAGATGGCCGCCACACTTTGCGCTTGCTGAAATCGGAAGGGAAACTGCTGTTTAGTGAAATCACTTACCTGTAA
- the hutH gene encoding histidine ammonia-lyase — protein sequence MSLQKKLCCLTPGRVTLATLREIYHGTVTLSLDSQAVEAVAKSQKTVEDIVNHGDVVYGINTGFGKLAQTTIAKEHLAELQRNLVLSHSVGLGQPLPDDVVRLVMASKIISLARGHSGVRMKVIDSLLTLFNAGVMPVIPEKGSVGASGDLAPLAHLSLMLLGEGNVRINGEELPAIAGLKIAGVEPLVLGPKEGLALLNGTQVSTALALRGLFEGEKVFGAGLVAGALSLEAIKGSVKPFDARIHEARGQTGQIDVAAAVRALLDGSEIVDSHQHCGRVQDPYSIRCVPQVMGACLDNLRHAARVLQIEANAASDNPLVFSETGEVISGGNFHAEPVAFAADIIALAVAEIGAISERRLALLLDTGLSGLPPFLVKEGGINSGFMIAQVTAAALASENKSLAHPGSVDSLPTSANQEDHVSMATYAARRLGDMCFNTSAVVGIEAMAAAQGIEFSRPLRSSPLMEQVFSGVRERVAFLDKDRLLAPDIESMRQWGASGELPAVITQLFPSTSA from the coding sequence ATGTCCCTGCAAAAAAAGCTGTGCTGTCTCACTCCAGGGCGTGTAACGCTCGCCACGCTGCGTGAAATCTACCATGGAACCGTCACTCTGAGCCTTGATTCGCAGGCCGTTGAGGCAGTCGCAAAGTCCCAAAAAACCGTTGAGGATATCGTGAATCACGGCGATGTGGTTTACGGCATTAACACGGGTTTTGGCAAACTGGCGCAAACCACCATTGCAAAAGAGCACCTCGCTGAGTTGCAACGCAATCTGGTGCTTTCCCACAGCGTCGGCCTTGGGCAACCTCTGCCTGATGATGTTGTGCGCCTGGTGATGGCGAGCAAAATCATCAGTCTCGCCCGTGGTCATTCTGGCGTGCGGATGAAGGTTATCGACAGTTTGCTGACCTTGTTTAACGCGGGCGTGATGCCGGTGATCCCTGAAAAAGGGTCAGTGGGTGCCTCGGGTGATTTAGCACCGTTGGCGCATCTTTCCCTGATGCTACTGGGTGAAGGCAACGTTCGTATCAACGGCGAAGAACTGCCTGCGATTGCCGGGCTGAAAATTGCCGGTGTCGAGCCGTTAGTGCTCGGGCCAAAAGAAGGGCTGGCGTTACTCAACGGCACCCAGGTTTCTACAGCACTGGCGCTGCGCGGTTTGTTTGAAGGCGAGAAAGTCTTTGGTGCCGGACTGGTGGCGGGCGCGTTATCCCTCGAAGCCATCAAAGGTTCGGTGAAACCGTTCGATGCCCGTATTCATGAAGCGCGCGGGCAAACCGGGCAAATTGACGTCGCGGCCGCAGTCAGAGCGTTGCTGGACGGCAGTGAGATTGTCGATTCCCATCAGCATTGTGGGCGCGTGCAAGACCCGTATTCGATTCGCTGCGTGCCACAAGTGATGGGCGCATGTCTCGATAACCTGCGCCACGCGGCGCGTGTGCTGCAAATTGAAGCCAACGCCGCATCCGATAACCCGCTGGTGTTTAGCGAAACGGGTGAGGTGATTTCTGGCGGTAATTTCCACGCTGAACCCGTTGCGTTCGCCGCAGACATTATCGCGCTGGCGGTGGCAGAAATTGGTGCGATTTCCGAACGCCGCCTGGCGTTGTTGTTGGATACCGGGCTTTCTGGCCTGCCGCCATTCCTGGTGAAAGAGGGCGGGATTAACTCAGGCTTTATGATTGCTCAGGTCACTGCCGCCGCTCTGGCGTCTGAAAACAAATCGCTGGCGCATCCTGGCAGCGTTGACAGCCTGCCAACGTCGGCAAACCAGGAAGATCACGTTTCGATGGCGACCTACGCGGCTCGCCGCCTCGGTGATATGTGCTTCAACACCTCCGCAGTGGTGGGAATTGAAGCGATGGCGGCAGCTCAGGGGATTGAATTTTCACGCCCGCTGCGCAGTTCACCGCTCATGGAGCAGGTATTCAGCGGCGTGCGTGAGCGCGTGGCATTCCTCGATAAAGACCGTTTACTGGCACCCGATATTGAAAGCATGCGCCAGTGGGGTGCCAGCGGCGAACTGCCTGCGGTGATTACTCAACTCTTTCCTTCTACATCGGCGTGA
- the hutG gene encoding N-formylglutamate deformylase has translation MTAPFNFSRGKLPLLVSIPHAGTALTPEVESSLSDAARPLPDTDWHIPKLYEFAHALGASVIVGNYSRMVIDLNRPADDKPLYTTATTGLYPETLFDGTAVFIPGKEPNTPQRKAALDTIWQPYHQQLQSELERMKAEHGYALLFDAHSIASHIPRLFDGKLPDLNFGTNGGKSCDELIEEHLVACAASQNQFSWVANGRFKGGYITRAYGQPSQGVHAVQLELAQCNYMDEQPPFAWREERAEKLQPLLEQFIRSMLSSAQQIA, from the coding sequence GTGACAGCACCTTTTAATTTCAGCCGTGGGAAACTGCCACTATTGGTCAGCATCCCTCACGCAGGCACCGCATTAACGCCAGAAGTTGAGTCGTCCCTGAGCGATGCGGCACGCCCATTGCCCGATACCGACTGGCATATCCCGAAGCTATATGAATTTGCCCACGCACTCGGCGCGAGTGTGATTGTCGGTAATTATTCGCGGATGGTTATCGACCTTAACCGCCCCGCCGATGATAAACCGCTCTATACCACGGCGACAACTGGCCTGTACCCCGAAACCTTGTTCGATGGCACAGCCGTTTTTATTCCCGGTAAAGAACCCAATACGCCGCAGCGTAAAGCCGCGCTGGACACTATCTGGCAGCCGTACCATCAGCAATTGCAGAGCGAGCTGGAGAGAATGAAAGCCGAACACGGCTACGCGCTATTGTTCGATGCGCATTCCATCGCCAGCCATATTCCGCGTCTGTTCGACGGCAAATTACCGGATCTGAATTTCGGCACCAACGGCGGTAAAAGTTGCGATGAGCTGATTGAAGAACATCTGGTGGCCTGTGCGGCCTCGCAAAACCAATTTAGCTGGGTGGCAAACGGGCGCTTTAAAGGTGGATATATCACGCGCGCTTATGGGCAGCCGTCGCAAGGCGTTCACGCAGTGCAGTTAGAACTTGCGCAGTGTAATTATATGGATGAGCAACCGCCGTTTGCATGGCGTGAAGAGCGAGCAGAAAAACTGCAACCGCTGCTTGAGCAGTTTATTCGTTCGATGTTGAGTAGCGCCCAGCAGATTGCCTGA
- a CDS encoding formimidoylglutamate deiminase gives MPAFFAPVVMLPQGWGHNVRITVDERGTITHVEAGATSEEATLLPGVVIPSITNLHSHAFQRVMAGLTEVAGNPQDSFWTWRDVMYRMVQKLSPEQVGAIATRLYIDMLKGGYTQVAEFHYLHHDVNGKPYASGDLMLQQLLLAADNSGIGQTLLPVLYSHAGFGAQPPAVGQKRFIQDVDRYLRQQQALGNALRRYPLINHGLCFHSLRAVTQEQMEDVLEASDYRMPVHIHIAEQEKEVDDCLAWSGERPVEWLYNRFAVDDRWCLVHATHLSPEELTQIVESRSVAGLCPTTEANLGDGIFPATNFIAQGGHWGIGSDSHVSVNALEELRWLEYAQRLRDKRRNRIVLPELPQVGEVLWRQAAVGGAQACGVTMGMIAPGQRADWLVLERDSWLAHIEDYALLNRWIFGGSREQIRDVWVAGKQVISDRQHPLDEQSNTQFAQVMRTLQEW, from the coding sequence ATGCCAGCATTTTTTGCACCAGTTGTCATGCTCCCCCAAGGCTGGGGACACAATGTGCGCATTACCGTCGATGAACGAGGGACGATAACTCATGTTGAGGCTGGCGCTACAAGCGAGGAGGCTACGCTGCTTCCCGGTGTAGTGATTCCTTCTATCACGAATTTGCATTCGCATGCTTTCCAGCGGGTGATGGCGGGGCTGACGGAGGTCGCGGGCAATCCGCAAGATAGCTTCTGGACGTGGCGCGATGTGATGTATCGCATGGTGCAAAAGCTGTCGCCGGAGCAAGTTGGCGCTATTGCCACACGCTTGTATATCGACATGCTCAAGGGCGGCTATACCCAGGTTGCAGAATTTCATTATTTACATCATGACGTTAACGGAAAACCGTATGCGTCAGGCGATTTGATGCTACAGCAATTGCTGCTTGCTGCCGATAACAGCGGAATAGGGCAGACTTTGTTGCCTGTGCTCTATAGCCATGCGGGATTTGGCGCGCAGCCTCCCGCCGTTGGGCAGAAAAGATTTATTCAGGATGTCGACCGTTACTTGCGCCAGCAACAGGCGCTGGGCAATGCGCTGCGTCGCTATCCGTTGATTAATCATGGCCTGTGTTTCCACTCATTAAGAGCGGTGACGCAGGAGCAAATGGAAGATGTGCTGGAAGCCAGCGACTACCGAATGCCGGTGCATATCCATATTGCCGAGCAGGAAAAAGAGGTCGATGACTGCCTTGCCTGGAGTGGCGAGCGCCCGGTGGAGTGGCTGTATAACCGCTTTGCTGTGGATGACCGTTGGTGCCTGGTTCACGCCACGCATTTGTCGCCGGAAGAGTTAACCCAAATTGTTGAAAGCCGCTCCGTGGCGGGGTTGTGTCCCACTACCGAAGCGAATCTCGGTGACGGTATTTTCCCGGCAACCAATTTCATTGCGCAGGGCGGGCACTGGGGGATTGGCTCCGACAGCCATGTTTCGGTGAATGCGCTCGAAGAGCTACGTTGGCTCGAATATGCGCAGCGTCTGCGCGACAAACGCCGCAATCGGATTGTGCTGCCAGAACTGCCGCAGGTGGGTGAAGTGTTATGGCGACAAGCGGCGGTGGGAGGCGCACAGGCTTGCGGCGTCACTATGGGCATGATAGCGCCGGGGCAACGTGCAGACTGGCTGGTGCTCGAGCGTGATTCCTGGCTTGCGCACATAGAAGATTATGCGTTGCTCAACCGCTGGATATTTGGTGGGAGCCGTGAACAAATCAGAGACGTGTGGGTTGCCGGGAAGCAGGTAATCAGCGACAGGCAGCACCCGCTCGATGAACAAAGCAACACACAGTTTGCGCAGGTGATGCGCACCCTTCAGGAGTGGTGA